Below is a genomic region from Gemmatimonadota bacterium.
GGAACAGAGTCGCCACATGGCATACGCAATCATCAAAACCGGCGGGAAGCAGTATCGTGCTGAGCCGGGCAAGACGCTCCGGGTCGCCACCTTGCTGGGTGACGCCGGTACGAAAGTCGAGTTCAACGAGGTGCTGCTCGGTTCCGACGGGCGCACCGTGAAGGCTGGCGTGCCGATGCTCGCGGGGGCCAAGGTCACCGCTGAGATCGTCAAGCATGGACTCGGCGACAAAATCGTCGTGTTCAAGTTTCGTCGGCGTAAGAACTACGCCAAGAAGCAGGGCCACCGTCAGGCTTTCACTGAAATCCGCATCAACGACATCACGCTCGGCTGACGCCGGCTGTTTTTTGAGAGGGTAACATGGCACATAAAAAGGGCGTTGGTTCCTCCCGTAACGGGCGCGATTCCAACCCGCAGTATCGCGGGATCAAGAAGTTTGGCGGCGAGCAGGTGCGCGCCGGCAACATCATCCTGCGTCAGTGCGGTACCAAGTGGCACCCGGGCACGAACGTCGGCCTTGGCACGGACTACACGATTTTCGCCCTGATCGACGGGCACGTGAAGTTCGAGCACAAGAACAAGCGCCGCTACAAGGTGTCGGTTGTGCCGCTCGTACCGCGCGAGCCGATGGCTGCGACCGCCTAACGATCGCTTTTTCTGCGAACGTGTGAACGGCTCGACCTCAATGGTCGAGCCGTTTTTCGTTTTGTCGGTACCGAGCGGTGCGCCTCAGCTGCCCCGTGCCGAAACCTTGGGTACGTGCGCCGCGTAAGGAGCACGGGACCTATCCCAGGGGAAACCATGAGTGTCTGGTCGATGCTGTCCGCCGAGCTGAAGAACGCCGGTCGGGCCGCGCAGGGTGCGTTGGACGAGGGCAAGGTGCGGCTTGAGCTGTTTCGCATTGGACAACTCTGCGACAAAGCGGCGCGCGACCTTGGCTACGCGGTTCATCGAGCGCATCGCGAGGGGCGTACGATGGAGCCGGAGCTGTTCGCTCGATTGGCGGACGCGTTGAGCAC
It encodes:
- the rpmA gene encoding 50S ribosomal protein L27; the encoded protein is MAHKKGVGSSRNGRDSNPQYRGIKKFGGEQVRAGNIILRQCGTKWHPGTNVGLGTDYTIFALIDGHVKFEHKNKRRYKVSVVPLVPREPMAATA
- the rplU gene encoding 50S ribosomal protein L21; translation: MAYAIIKTGGKQYRAEPGKTLRVATLLGDAGTKVEFNEVLLGSDGRTVKAGVPMLAGAKVTAEIVKHGLGDKIVVFKFRRRKNYAKKQGHRQAFTEIRINDITLG